One stretch of Amblyraja radiata isolate CabotCenter1 chromosome 9, sAmbRad1.1.pri, whole genome shotgun sequence DNA includes these proteins:
- the knl1 gene encoding kinetochore scaffold 1 isoform X2, whose translation MDENYSVLLEANGELVEGHCKRRQSGILKASRSPLRTLKETDISQKEPVGKFRRSSRRVSFAETKEIKEFVIDKIIQADVEDDEMISTLQCKQNMETYNTRDGDKDNLQEELGRDMMPQDTNCKIAGMDALLHAPLRTSLQSECCEHPQTLSKHQIFSISGLEVRRGEETVTSSESKFTAEFQKKIDFRCSLAELDSTRPQSSNMSHGKGEDVSDMLFSSVRHNTVPKHQKTIDFKSFLSRVKQTETENRIISMHSSFEEQIYKKATFPVTSPCKALELTTNSMFQNHTIDNLDANKIILFPDHDKEITRCHTVAINNLVLEKSDTCHSVKGPNNTEKLDNRGSLSLFLPQDKAVVFGEVFTGVTRNAIEPNDVQMIENVTNQNQPPVVTTKRNERSILPSSSSDGHTFTGFESLGKSKQNKAQGTTKRTSRSLDILSGYPDKTLLFLNDNDMDITKNHTGTFDNASFRKVPISTVGSSTFVPFEKTMVFSEANHMDITQCHTDAIESDHLEQVSNKALQPTKKNSRLSIPGSILTSLPNDKTMVFSETNDMDLTKCHTLNIDNCSLGPVPIRMSGSSTYFPLDKTMEFSEANHMDITQCHTDAIERGNLEQVSNKPLQPTRKNSRLSISGSILTSLPNDKTMVFSETNDMDLTKSHTLNIDNCLGPVPIRMIGSSTSVPLEKTMIFSEENHMDITQCHTDAIESGSLEQVSSKALQPTKKNSRLSIPGSILTSLPDDKTMVFSKTNDMDLTKCHTLNIDNCSLGPVPIRTGGSSTSVPLDKTMEFSEANHMDITHSHTDAIDSGHLAQVSNKALQSTRKNSRLSIPGSILTSLPNDKTMVFSETNDMDLTQSHTLNIDNCLGPVPIRMIESSTSVPLEKTMMFSEANHMDIKHSHTDAIERGNVEQISNKALQSTRKNSRLSIPGSILTSLPNDKTMVFSETNDMDLTKSHTLNIDNCLGPVPIRMIGSSTSVPLEKTMIFSEENHMDITQCHTDAIESGSLEQVSNKPLQPTKKNSRLSIPGSILTSLPNEKTMVFSETNDMDLTKCHTLNIDNCSLGPVPIRTGGSSTSVPLDKTMEFSEANHMDITHSHTGAIEIDHLGQVSNKALQSTRKNSRLSIPGSILTSLPNDKTMVFSETNGMDLTKSHTLNIDNCLGPVPMRMIGSSTSVPLDKTMVFSEANNMDIKHSHTDAVERGNLEQVSNKALQSTRKNSRLSIPGSKLASLSNEKTMILSEANDMDLARSHTVRIDNGGRESVAICTVSSSAPFPCDKTKVVSETNDTDINRSLSVAIENGSPSPAVKLTVGSAGCIPIGMSTIFSKAYNMNPTKSCTIDANSGSLGTVANGAFCSAKMTLNSNSVQSVLSYSNTKSMVSDQVAVISTGDKLPVHRRHDESGKSTMMHEKGQNYLSNQMENGNCNIQSNLDADSMCITERHEKSNLKGATQSVPSIENSLTSVTLKDLEVQQKALIDQTREAASGEFVQYQVTECSDRGTGTESAGTTKNKDECNASRKLSLPNVSSLLKMNCMNNITSNTALENTQVDGNVPADCQTLNARPCFPKQNSLVKDTLMSQILPKLPSRRNPCRIVNSNHQNVVKSTVEHLCSDSHLNVKYKSEDLERSNILEPNDDPEEQTYKMQVSDCAEVESKTLDGVKPSCCWKSNAVHSLAIDKQQYKEVSSAPEQDINAIGQALVHSKTFSTVERRPSQKRAWSEEESGNACNKIKMMRTMGREGTESSRNEVCIAPVVQWEGVKHEIGEKSLPNLTTKSQESNSSLDSTKGDGTSAHAIPPKCNLNTSLVILEESELHKKLMDGEITVREFFKFFKVQIRAQKSRQSELHVNPELDKSSGLENWLAVKFLHRPKREVYEEEGIALSTAINDQNDQLLDLDKLLAEVNFPLLREVMQMTKEELQQFRSCLNAKKTAFMKRTKVICHEQKVQLYLSQLNALKAQRQQRKEYEDYLDDMLNKMDDCIASLDLGNLGTLGECSMDDIDHDESLMQLKQVVNERHEDLRNLQAEHSKMESELAKVLDEKSQQENAAKMLELNEEFQELLEWTLVPCQGDRAVYRFLYDSLELILQYGKAEGADLSPGEKCRILDVNLVSELDEEDSPAHSKLVHELILTYWKNRDSWHHTHSKESQLPMLLLDLSLVVSRCRLLGDELEYLLNWGAKFDISKTQIQHMDVKFLFSSYEALSKFEVTFHIMPGYPWLPLQFTFNSRFGNISGEHINNVLLTVKPGHEYLIRIVKSLFLTLLTKPGANRFVTTGLFLTRNKL comes from the exons ATCTTAAAAGCTTCCCGAAGTCCACTCAGAACTTTAAAAGAAACCGATATCAGCCAAAAG GAGCCCGTTGGAAAATTTCGCAGGAGCTCTCGAAGAGTCAGTTTTGCCGAGACTAAAGAAATTAA AGAGTTTGTGATTGATAAAATAATACAAGCTGATGTGGAAGATGATGAAATGATCAGCACATTACAGTGCAAACAAAACATGGAGACTTATAATACAA GAGACGGTGATAAAGATAATCTGCAGGAAGAGTTGGGAAG agataTGATGCCACAAGATACAAATTGCAAGATTGCTG GTATGGATGCACTGCTTCATGCGCCTCTCCGAACTTCTCTACAGTCAGAG TGCTGTGAACATCCTCAAACTCTCAGTAAACATCAAATCTTCTCCATTTCTGGGCTTGAAGTGCGAAGAGGTGAAGAAACAGTCACATCTTCGGAATCAAAATTTACAGCAGAATTTCAAAAAAAGATCGACTTCAGATGTTCCTTGGCTGAACTTGATTCTACAAGGCCACAAAGTTCTAACATGAGTCATGGCAAAGGAGAAGATGTTTCTGATATGTTATTTAGTTCTGTCAGACACAATACAGTTCCCAAACATCAAAAGACAATTGATTTTAAATCATTCTTGAGTAGAGTAAAACAGACTGAGACAGAGAATAGAATTATATCCATGCACTCCAGCTTTGAGGAGCAGATATATAAAAAGGCAACATTTCCTGTTACTTCACCTTGCAAAGCTCTGGAATTGACAACTAACTCGATGTTCCAAAACCACACTATCGACAATTTAGATGCCAATAAAATTATATTATTTCCAGACCACGATAAGGAGATTACCAGATGCCACACTGTTGCAATTAACAATCTTGTCTTGGAGAAATCTGATACTTGTCATTCAGTTAAGGGACCTAATAACACAGAGAAACTAGACAATAGAGGATCACTTAGTTTGTTCCTTCCTCAAGATAAAGCTGTTGTGTTTGGAGAGGTTTTTACAGGTGTGACTAGAAATGCTATTGAACCTAATGATGTTCAAATGATAGAGAACGTTACAAATCAAAATCAACCACCAGTTGTCACAACTAAAAGAAATGAAAGATCAATACTGCCATCAAGTAGTTCTGATGGACATACATTCACGGGTTTTGAATCCTTGGGGAAATCCAAGCAGAATAAGGCTCAGGGTACAACTAAACGGACCTCAAGATCTCTGGATATTCTGTCAGGTTATCCTGACAAAACAttgctttttttaaatgacaatgaTATGGATATAACTAAAAACCACACAGGTACATTTGACAATGCAAGTTTCAGGAAAGTGCCAATTAGCACAGTTGGTTCAAGTACATTTGTTCCTTTTGAGAAGACCATGGTGTTTTCAGAAGCAAATCACATGGATATCACGCAATGTCACACAGATGCAATTGAAAGTGACCATCTAGAGCAAGTTTCAAATAAAGCATTGCAGCCAACAAAGAAGAATTCCAGACTAAGTATTCCTGGATCTATATTGACATCGTTACCCAATGATAAAACAATGGTGTTTTCAGAGACAAATGATATGGATTTAACCAAATGCCACACACTTAACATTGACAATTGTAGTCTTGGGCCAGTGCCAATCCGCATGAGTGGATCAAGTACATATTTTCCTCTTGATAAGACCATGGAATTTTCAGAAGCAAATCACATGGATATCACGCAATGTCACACAGATGCAATTGAAAGGGGCAATCTTGAACAAGTTTCAAATAAACCATTGCAGCCAACCAGGAAGAATTCCAGACTGAGTATTTCTGGATCTATATTGACATCGTTACCCAATGATAAAACAATGGTGTTTTCAGAGACAAATGATATGGATTTAACTAAAAGCCACACACTTAACATTGACAATTGTCTTGGGCCAGTGCCAATCCGCATGATTGGATCAAGTACATCTGTTCCTCTTGAGAAGACCATGATTTTTTCAGAAGAAAATCACATGGATATCACGCAATGTCACACAGATGCAATTGAAAGTGGCAGTCTAGAGCAAGTTTCCAGTAAAGCATTGCAGCCAACAAAGAAGAATTCCAGACTGAGTATTCCTGGATCTATATTGACATCGTTACCCGATGATAAAACAATGGTGTTTTCAAAGACAAATGATATGGATTTAACCAAATGCCACACACTTAACATTGACAATTGTAGTCTTGGGCCAGTGCCAATTCGCACAGGTGGATCAAGTACATCTGTTCCTCTTGATAAGACCATGGAATTTTCAGAAGCAAATCACATGGATATCACACACAGTCATACAGATGCAATTGACAGTGGCCATCTAGCACAAGTTtcaaataaagcattgcagtcaaCCAGGAAGAATTCCAGACTGAGTATTCCTGGATCTATATTGACATCATTACCCAATGATAAAACAATGGTGTTTTCGGAGACAAATGATATGGATTTAACCCAAAGCCACACACTTAACATTGACAATTGTCTTGGCCCAGTGCCAATCCGCATGATTGAATCAAGTACATCTGTTCCTCTTGAGAAGACCATGATGTTTTCAGAAGCAAATCACATGGATATCAAACACAGTCATACAGATGCAATTGAAAGGGGCAATGTTGAACAAATTTCAAATAAAGCATTGCAATCAACCAGGAAGAATTCCAGACTGAGTATTCCTGGGTCTATCTTGACATCGTTACCCAATGATAAAACAATGGTGTTTTCAGAGACAAATGATATGGATTTAACTAAAAGCCACACACTTAACATTGACAATTGTCTTGGGCCAGTGCCAATCCGCATGATTGGATCAAGTACATCTGTTCCTCTAGAGAAGACCATGATTTTTTCAGAAGAAAATCACATGGATATCACGCAATGTCACACAGATGCAATTGAAAGTGGCAGTCTAGAGCAAGTTTCAAATAAACCATTGCAGCCAACAAAGAAGAATTCCAGACTGAGTATTCCTGGATCTATATTGACATCGTTACCCAATGAAAAAACAATGGTGTTTTCAGAGACAAATGATATGGATTTAACCAAATGCCACACACTTAACATTGACAATTGTAGTCTTGGGCCAGTGCCAATTCGCACAGGTGGATCAAGTACATCTGTTCCTCTTGATAAGACCATGGAATTTTCAGAAGCAAATCACATGGATATCACACACAGTCATACAGGTGCAATTGAAATTGACCATCTAGGACAAGTTtcaaataaagcattgcagtcaaCCAGGAAGAATTCCAGACTGAGTATTCCTGGATCTATATTGACATCATTACCCAATGATAAAACAATGGTGTTTTCAGAGACAAATGGTATGGATTTAACTAAAAGCCACACACTTAACATTGACAATTGTCTTGGGCCAGTGCCAATGCGCATGATTGGATCAAGTACATCTGTTCCTCTTGATAAGACCATGGTGTTTTCAGAAGCAAATAACATGGATATCAAACACAGTCATACAGATGCAGTTGAAAGGGGCAATCTTGAACAAGTTTCAAATAAAGCATTACAGTCAACCAGGAAGAATTCCAGACTGAGTATTCCTGGGTCAAAATTGGCTTCCTTATCCAATGAAAAAACCATGATATTGTCCGAGGCAAATGATATGGATTTAGCTAGAAGTCACACAGTTAGAATTGACAATGGTGGTCGCGAGTCAGTGGCAATTTGCACAGTTAGTTCAAGTGCACCCTTTCCTTGTGATAAGACTAAAGTGGTTTCAGAAACAAATGACACAGATATTAACAGAAGCCTTTCGGTTGCAATTGAAAATGGTAGTCCAAGTCCTGCTGTAAAGTTAACAGTGGGTTCAGCTGGTTGCATTCCTATTGGTATGTCCACAATCTTTTCAAAAGCATATAATATGAACCCGACTAAATCCTGTACGATTGATGCTAATAGTGGAAGCCTTGGGACAGTTGCAAATGGAGCATTTTGTTCTGCTAAAATGACCTTGAATTCAAATTCTGTTCAATCTGTTTTGTCATATTCCAATACGAAAAGCATGGTGTCTGATCAGGTAGCAGTGATTTCAACAGGTGACAAGCTGCCTGTTCACAGGAGGCACGATGAATCTGGTAAATCCACAATGATGCATGAAAAGGGGCAAAATTACCTTAGTAACCAAATGGAAAATGGCAATTGTAACATTCAAAGCAATTTGGATGCTGATTCAATGTGCATAACTGAACGTCATGAAAAAAGTAATCTAAAGGGAGCCACGCAATCTGTTCCTTCCATAGAGAATTCTCTCACTTCCGTAACACTCAAAGACCTTGAAGTCCAGCAGAAAGCACTAATTGATCAGACTAGGGAAGCAGCCTCTGGAGAGTTTGTTCAATATCAGGTTACTGAATGTTCTGATCGTGGGACCGGAACTGAATCTGCAGGTACAACAAAAAACAAAGATGAATGCAATGCATCCAGAAAGTTAAGTCTACCTAATGTGTCATCTCTTCTAAAAATGAATTGCATGAACAATATAACTTCAAACACTGCGTTAGAAAACACTCAAGTGGATGGGAATGTCCCTGCTGATTGTCAAACACTTAATGCAAGGCCTTGTTTCCCAAAACAAAATTCACTTGTTAAGGACACACTTATGTCTCAAATCCTTCCGAAACTGCCTAGTCGAAGAAATCCGTGCAGAATTGTAAATTCAAACCATCAAAATGTAGTAAAATCAACAGTAGAACATCTCTGCTCTGATTCACATCTGAATGTAAAGTACAAATCAGAAGACCTTGAGAGGTCAAATATACTTGAGCCTAATGATGACCCTGAGGAACAAACATATAAAATGCAGGTTTCTGATTGTGCTGAAGTAGAAAGCAAAACATTGGATGGGGTGAAACCATCTTGCTGCTGGAAGTCTAATGCAGTCCACTCTCTAGCCATTGATAAACAGCAGTATAAAGAAGTTTCATCTGCTCCTGAGCAAGATATCAATGCAATAGGCCAAGCTCTCGTACACTCAAAAACATTTTCAACAGTGGAGCGAAGGCCTAGCCAGAAACGGGCTTGGAGTGAAGAAGAAAGTGGAAATGCatgcaataaaataaaaatgatgaGGACAATGGGGCGTGAAGGCACTGAGTCTTCAAGAAACGAG GTCTGTATTGCACCCGTTGTGCAGTGGGAAGGAGTAAAGCATGAAATAGGAGAAAAGAGCCTGCCGAATTTGACGACCAAGAGCCAGGAGAGCAACAGTTCTTTAGATTCAACCAAAGGTGATGGTACATCTGCTCATGCAATCC CTCCAAAATGTAACTTAAATACATCTCTCGTGATCTTGGAGGAGTCTGAGTTGCATAAG AAATTGATGGATGGTGAGATCACAGTCCGGGAATTCTTCAAGTTCTTCAAAGTTCAAATACGTGCACAGAAATCCCGCCAGAGTGAACTACATGTCAAT CCTGAATTGGACAAATCCTCGGGACTGGAGAATTGGCTGGCTGTGAAGTTCCTTCACCGACCAAAACGAGAAGTGTATGAAGAAGAGGGCATTGCACTCTCTACAGCCATTAATGA CCAGAATGATCAGTTGTTAGACCTTGATAAACTCCTAGCAGAGGTGAACTTTCCACTTTTGAGAGAGGTGATGCAAATGACAAAAGAAGAG TTGCAACAGTTTCGTTCTTGTCTGAATGCCAAGAAAACTGCTTTTATGAAGAGGACTAAAGTGATCTGCCATGAACAAAAGGTTCAGCTATATTTGTCACAGTTGAATGCACTGAAG GCACAACGTCAGCAAAGGAAGGAATACGAAGATTACTTGGATGATATGCTAAACAAAATGGATGACTGCATCGCGTCATTAGATCTTG GAAATTTAGGAACTCTCGGAGAGTGTAGCATGGATGACATTGACCATGATGAGAGTTTGATGCAGCTGAAGCAGGTTGTGAATGAGAGACACGAGG ATCTCAGGAATCTTCAGGCAGAACATTCTAAAATGGAAAG TGAACTTGCTAAAGTTCTTGATGAAAAATCACAGCAGGAAAACGCTGCCAAAATGTTGGAACTTAATGAAGAATTTCAGGA GCTTCTAGAATGGACATTGGTGCCTTGTCAAGGTGATCGAGCTGTTTACAGATTTCTGTATGACTCCTTAGAGCTGATATTGCAGTATGGGAAGGCTGAAG GTGCAGATCTTTCACCTGGTGAGAAGTGCAGAATTCTTGACGTTAATCTCGTCTCTGAGTTGGATG AGGAAGATAGCCCTGCACACTCGAAGCTTGTTCATGAACTAATTCTGACATACTGGAAGAATCGAGACAGTTGGCATCATACACACTCAAAAGAATCTCAGCTCCCCATG CTGCTACTTGATCTCTCGCTTGTGGTGAGTCGATGCCGATTACTTGGTGATGAACTGGAATACTTGTTGAATTGGGGGGCAAAATTTGATATATCGAAGACACAGATTCAGCACATGGA TGTGAAGTTCCTTTTCTCGAGTTATGAAGCATTGTCGAAGTTTGAAGTTACTTTTCATATTATGCCTGGTTATCCATGGCTTCCTCTGCAGTTCACATTTAATTCTCGGTTTGGAAACATCAG TGGTGAACATATTAACAATGTCCTACTGACTGTAAAACCAGGACATGAGTACCTAATCAGGATTGTGAAGAGTCTGTTCCTGACGCTGCTCACCAAACCAGGAGCTAACAGATTTGTGACAACGGGTCTCTTCTTGACCAGGAATAAATTATGA